The following proteins are co-located in the Pararge aegeria chromosome 3, ilParAegt1.1, whole genome shotgun sequence genome:
- the LOC120637233 gene encoding uncharacterized protein LOC120637233, whose protein sequence is MERTEKPYPGCRDIIRRSLLRRDVPLATVNIMLASLAESSIKQYDVSIKKWFVHCTRYSINMFEASVPEVLNFLTSLFNGGSQYGTLNSCRAALSLILDSNITRDNRIERFFKGVFRLRPPLPRYNVTWDTSRVLDYLAKNYPNESLSLKKLSYKCVTLLALTTTHRVQTLSKIIVNNIEISSSKIIIKIPDLIKSSRPGSNQPALDLPFFPEKPAVCPAHTLISYLSKTAALRSQDYLFISFKKPFKIVSTQTLSRWIKTTLRDAGIDVSIFSAHSTRHASTSKAYSSGISIELIRKTAGWSQNSNTFWKYYNKGTISNQECNSLARAIIID, encoded by the coding sequence ATGGAACGTACAGAAAAACCTTACCCTGGTTGCCGGGATATTATACGGCGGTCGTTACTACGACGAGACGTCCCATTAGCAACAGTAAACATAATGCTTGCATCTCTGGCAGAAAGTTCCATCAAACAGTATGACGTTTCCATAAAGAAATGGTTTGTTCACTGTACCAGGTATTCAATTAATATGTTTGAAGCTTCAGTCCCagaagtattaaattttttgacttCATTATTTAATGGTGGAAGTCAATATGGCACCCTAAATAGCTGCAGAGCAGCGTTATCACTTATATTAGATTCAAATATAACTAGAGATAATAGGATAGAAAGATTTTTCAAGGGCGTCTTTAGATTAAGACCTCCTCTTCCCAGATACAACGTGACCTGGGATACTTCTAGAGTTCTAGATTATTTAGCAAAAAATTACCCTAATGAAAGTTTATCTCTGAAGAAACTGTCATATAAATGTGTTACATTGTTAGCTCTTACAACAACACATCGGGTACaaacattatcaaaaattatagtaaacaacattgaaatttcatcatcaaaaataattattaagattcCAGATTTAATTAAGTCATCTAGGCCAGGCTCAAACCAACCTGCATTAGACTTACCTTTTTTCCCAGAAAAGCCAGCTGTGTGTCCTGCTCACACACTTATTTCTTACCTTAGTAAAACAGCAGCTTTGCGGAGTCAggattacttatttataagtttcaagAAGCCTTTTAAGATTGTCTCAACCCAGACATTAAGTCGCTGGATCAAAACCACACTAAGAGATGCTGGTATCGATGTTTCTATCTTCTCCGCCCATAGTACTAGACATGCGTCTACTTCAAAGGCTTATAGTTCAGGAATTAGTATTGAGCTAATTCGCAAAACTGCTGGGTGGAGTCAAAATTCCAATACGTTttggaaatattataataaaggtaCAATTTCAAATCAGGAATGTAACTCTCTAGCCAGAGCAATAATTATAGATTGA